A region from the Paenibacillus humicola genome encodes:
- the serA gene encoding phosphoglycerate dehydrogenase: protein MFKVLVSDPISDLGIQKLADAEDVAVDKKPGLSEDELIAIIGEYDALLVRSQTRVTPRIMEAGKQLKVIGRAGVGVDNIDLDAATQRGIIVINAPDGNTITTCEHTFAMMMAVARHIPQAYHKTVGGEWDRKSFLGVELRSKILGVLGMGRIGSEVAKRAKAFGMEIWGYDPFLTEERAEKLGVRLSTVDDIVRNADFMTVHTPLTPETRHMISRPQFEVMKKGMRIVNCARGGIIDEAALVEAIGQGIVAGAAFDVFEVEPPAADHPFLNNPKIIVTPHLGASTVEAQENVAIDVSEQVLNILRGKPFINAVNMPPIPANVLSVLQPYFSLGEKLGSFAAQLTEGAVEDIIINYAGELADVDTQPLTRYIVRGVLAHHLGIEQVNVVNSMHLAKERSVNIVVQTSRAARDFTNLVSVTLRSKKEERLVAGTLLTGYGHRIVQIDKFPVDVAPEGNLILVSHNDKPGIIGRVGTLLGSNDVNIATMQVGRQLAGGAAIMVLSVDKPATKEQLAELTKLPDLNNAKEIVLV from the coding sequence ATGTTCAAAGTTCTAGTCTCAGACCCGATCAGCGACCTCGGCATTCAAAAGCTGGCAGATGCCGAGGATGTCGCCGTCGATAAAAAGCCCGGACTCAGCGAGGACGAACTGATTGCGATTATCGGCGAATACGACGCCCTGCTCGTGCGCAGCCAGACGCGCGTAACGCCGCGTATTATGGAAGCCGGCAAGCAGCTGAAGGTAATCGGCCGCGCCGGCGTCGGCGTCGACAATATCGATCTGGATGCCGCGACGCAGCGCGGTATTATCGTCATCAACGCGCCGGACGGAAATACGATTACGACCTGCGAGCACACGTTTGCGATGATGATGGCCGTCGCCCGCCACATTCCGCAGGCGTATCATAAAACCGTCGGCGGGGAATGGGACCGGAAATCGTTCCTCGGCGTCGAGCTTCGGAGCAAAATCCTCGGCGTGCTCGGCATGGGCCGGATCGGCAGCGAGGTCGCCAAACGCGCGAAGGCGTTCGGCATGGAAATTTGGGGCTACGATCCGTTCCTGACGGAAGAACGCGCCGAGAAGCTGGGCGTCCGCCTCTCCACCGTCGACGATATCGTGCGCAACGCCGACTTTATGACGGTTCATACGCCGCTGACGCCGGAAACGCGCCATATGATTTCCCGCCCGCAGTTCGAAGTGATGAAGAAAGGGATGCGCATCGTGAACTGCGCACGCGGCGGCATCATCGACGAAGCCGCTCTCGTTGAAGCGATCGGTCAGGGCATCGTGGCCGGGGCGGCATTCGACGTATTCGAAGTGGAGCCGCCGGCGGCGGATCATCCGTTTCTGAACAATCCGAAAATCATCGTGACGCCGCATCTCGGCGCATCCACCGTCGAAGCCCAGGAAAACGTCGCGATCGACGTCTCCGAGCAGGTGCTGAATATTTTGCGCGGCAAGCCGTTTATCAATGCCGTCAATATGCCGCCGATTCCGGCGAACGTGCTGAGCGTCCTGCAGCCGTATTTCAGCCTTGGCGAGAAGTTGGGCAGCTTTGCCGCCCAGCTGACCGAAGGCGCCGTGGAGGATATCATCATCAACTACGCCGGCGAGCTGGCCGACGTCGATACGCAGCCGCTCACCCGCTATATCGTGCGCGGCGTGCTGGCGCACCACCTCGGCATCGAGCAGGTGAACGTGGTCAACTCCATGCATCTGGCCAAGGAGCGGAGCGTCAATATCGTCGTGCAGACGTCGCGCGCGGCCCGCGATTTTACGAATCTCGTCTCGGTTACGCTCCGTTCGAAGAAGGAAGAGCGTCTCGTCGCCGGCACGCTGCTGACAGGCTACGGGCACCGGATCGTGCAGATCGACAAATTCCCGGTCGACGTCGCGCCGGAGGGCAATCTGATTCTCGTCTCGCATAACGACAAGCCGGGCATCATCGGGCGCGTCGGTACGCTGCTCGGCAGCAACGACGTCAATATCGCGACGATGCAGGTCGGCCGTCAGCTGGCCGGCGGCGCCGCTATCATGGTGCTTTCGGTCGACAAGCCGGCGACAAAGGAACAGCTCGCCGAGCTGACGAAGCTGCCCGACCTGAACAACGCCAAAGAAATCGTATTGGTTTAA
- a CDS encoding rhodanese-like domain-containing protein: MKRWTDVEPLEFVRRMREGGLSADQVIDVREQPEWDYYHLEQTTLMPMNTIPGRIDELPRDKPLYIICAHGVRSEAVCRYLHERGFGGLQNVLGGMAAVASHAGFEYD; the protein is encoded by the coding sequence ATGAAGCGATGGACGGACGTGGAGCCGCTGGAATTCGTCCGCCGGATGCGGGAGGGCGGGCTGTCCGCAGACCAGGTAATCGACGTGCGGGAGCAGCCGGAATGGGATTATTACCATCTGGAGCAAACGACGCTGATGCCGATGAATACGATTCCCGGGCGAATCGATGAGCTGCCGCGCGACAAACCGCTGTACATTATATGTGCCCACGGCGTCCGAAGCGAGGCCGTATGCCGTTATTTACACGAAAGAGGCTTCGGCGGTCTCCAAAACGTATTGGGCGGAATGGCCGCCGTTGCCTCGCATGCCGGGTTCGAATACGACTGA